In one Candidatus Aegiribacteria sp. genomic region, the following are encoded:
- a CDS encoding RNA polymerase sigma factor RpoD/SigA gives MATKRTEGRSLELYLREIGSKETLSSAEEASLAKRIRKGEQEALNELTEANLRFVVSIAKQYANQGVALEDLINEGNVGLIRAAKGFDESKGCRFITYAVWWIRQAILQALAEQSRIVRLPLNRVGELYKMGRAARELGHSLGRNPSTNEIADELDVSRDDVECMMSIHSTHLSLDSPVYEGSDKTFQEMISNDDDVPPDEAVVLSAMRRSVAGMLDILDQRERTIIQLFFGINTDRRHTLAEIGRTMGISRERVRQLKNRAISKLNDKSDNKNLLLYLK, from the coding sequence TTGGCGACCAAGCGAACAGAAGGCAGGTCACTTGAGCTATACCTGAGAGAAATCGGAAGTAAAGAAACACTATCATCCGCGGAGGAAGCATCGCTCGCAAAACGGATCCGAAAAGGTGAGCAGGAAGCTCTTAACGAGCTGACAGAGGCTAATCTCAGATTCGTTGTAAGCATTGCAAAACAGTACGCGAACCAGGGTGTTGCGCTGGAAGATCTGATAAACGAGGGGAATGTAGGGCTTATAAGGGCCGCCAAGGGATTTGATGAGAGTAAGGGCTGCCGCTTCATTACGTATGCTGTCTGGTGGATCAGACAGGCGATCCTGCAAGCACTTGCAGAGCAATCGAGAATTGTCCGTCTGCCATTGAATCGAGTAGGAGAGCTGTACAAGATGGGGCGGGCTGCGCGCGAACTGGGACATTCACTTGGAAGAAATCCATCAACAAATGAGATAGCGGATGAGCTGGATGTATCCAGAGATGACGTAGAATGTATGATGTCCATTCACAGCACACATTTATCACTTGACAGTCCGGTGTATGAGGGTAGCGACAAGACTTTCCAGGAAATGATCTCTAACGATGATGATGTCCCGCCCGATGAAGCAGTGGTGCTTTCCGCAATGAGGAGAAGTGTTGCCGGGATGCTTGATATCCTTGACCAGCGCGAAAGAACCATCATACAGCTGTTCTTTGGAATCAATACAGACCGAAGGCATACACTTGCTGAAATTGGCAGAACCATGGGTATCAGCAGGGAGAGGGTTCGTCAGCTCAAGAACAGAGCTATCTCAAAGCTTAATGATAAATCAGATAATAAAAACCTTCTTCTTTATCTGAAGTAG
- a CDS encoding M23 family metallopeptidase has protein sequence MPLGTIHWIPHKSGRRSKPYNLTSVKFRLFILISALFLTGLATLFFIIGRENGRNQVSIDSKRELILLRGEVYQLSRRVRDLTLDFERILIREEQILVAGAGLNLDFSGLFHRDDTPVEPPGNDIFRYIDDLEMEVLLAERLASAELMAYDSLVNFFIERKSELAQIPTIWPVDGIFVSDFGPRIDPFTGAVRYHKGIDLACVSGTPIYAPADGVVIFGGWTGGWGLNIVVRHTEHVSTRYAHCSSLCSVAGQRVMRGDLIARVGSTGRSVAPHLHYEVLIDGVQVDPEDYIIREGPHAAVF, from the coding sequence ATGCCCTTAGGTACGATACACTGGATACCGCACAAATCCGGCAGAAGAAGTAAACCCTACAATCTGACGAGCGTCAAATTCAGGTTGTTCATTCTCATTTCCGCTTTATTTCTTACCGGACTGGCGACGCTGTTTTTCATTATTGGCCGCGAAAATGGCAGGAATCAGGTCTCTATTGACAGCAAAAGGGAACTTATCCTGCTTCGGGGAGAAGTGTATCAGCTCTCAAGACGGGTAAGAGATCTTACGCTTGATTTTGAGAGAATACTAATACGTGAGGAACAGATTCTTGTAGCTGGAGCCGGACTGAATCTGGATTTTTCCGGACTATTTCATAGAGACGACACACCTGTAGAACCTCCCGGAAATGATATTTTCAGATATATTGACGATCTGGAAATGGAGGTGCTTCTGGCTGAACGTCTGGCTTCCGCGGAACTGATGGCCTACGATTCACTGGTGAACTTCTTCATTGAAAGAAAGAGTGAACTGGCTCAAATTCCTACTATCTGGCCAGTTGACGGCATATTTGTGAGTGATTTCGGTCCCAGGATTGATCCGTTCACAGGTGCGGTTCGATATCATAAGGGCATTGATCTGGCATGTGTCAGCGGCACTCCCATATATGCTCCAGCGGATGGAGTAGTCATTTTCGGTGGATGGACAGGCGGCTGGGGACTTAATATCGTGGTCAGGCATACTGAGCACGTTTCAACAAGATATGCTCATTGTTCATCATTATGTTCAGTTGCTGGTCAGCGTGTCATGCGTGGTGATCTTATTGCCAGGGTTGGTTCTACAGGCAGGTCTGTCGCACCGCATCTGCATTACGAAGTACTGATAGACGGAGTACAGGTTGACCCTGAGGATTATATAATAAGGGAAGGGCCCCATGCGGCGGTATTCTGA
- a CDS encoding DUF523 domain-containing protein, with the protein MRRYSDRNSILVSACLCGIPCRYDGKSKPVEKYVRMLRNGKCLPFCPERLGGLTTPREPAEITGDDGFAVLDGKAEVLLRDVPGKVTSFFLKGASLSVSLANAVKPSIIYLKEKSPSCGLRNGKSMPGVAAAALIRAGFSVEPAD; encoded by the coding sequence ATGCGGCGGTATTCTGACCGTAATTCGATCCTTGTCAGTGCCTGTCTATGCGGAATTCCGTGCAGATACGACGGAAAATCCAAACCTGTTGAAAAATATGTGCGTATGCTCAGAAACGGAAAATGTCTTCCATTCTGTCCTGAAAGACTTGGCGGTCTCACTACTCCGAGAGAACCAGCGGAGATTACAGGGGATGATGGTTTCGCAGTCCTTGACGGCAAGGCGGAAGTACTTCTGCGCGACGTCCCCGGAAAGGTAACATCTTTCTTCCTAAAAGGCGCTTCTCTGTCCGTCTCACTCGCGAACGCAGTCAAACCATCTATTATCTATCTAAAGGAAAAAAGTCCCTCCTGCGGGCTGCGAAACGGTAAATCAATGCCGGGGGTTGCTGCGGCCGCATTGATCAGAGCAGGCTTCAGTGTGGAACCTGCGGATTGA
- a CDS encoding class I SAM-dependent methyltransferase, translating to MKPEVDLWERYGPLFSIEEKLIFPPDHRELQFYGELRKRHRGSCMEIGAGDGRLAGVLGSDSLTVGLEPSASMFELWTPDDRERVRCIRGLGQQLPLLESSLDFILFPYNGIHCILDRDDRRNLLSEVARVLHPRGKFFAETCPRFDDREDEENVERYHYRKDGFSLRLVETVSHDREKGIISFDMEYSGSSVPEGTSSMVLELALISAGEFLHDIREAGLNIVSIWGDYDYSPWDKRYSPRLLILAERSDT from the coding sequence TTGAAACCAGAAGTAGATCTCTGGGAACGGTACGGCCCTTTATTCTCAATTGAAGAGAAACTGATATTTCCTCCCGATCATCGTGAACTTCAATTCTATGGTGAGTTGCGAAAACGACATCGGGGAAGTTGCATGGAAATCGGAGCGGGTGACGGAAGACTGGCCGGTGTTCTGGGTAGTGATTCACTTACAGTAGGACTTGAGCCGTCAGCGTCCATGTTTGAACTCTGGACTCCCGATGACCGCGAAAGAGTCCGTTGTATAAGAGGACTGGGACAGCAGCTGCCACTGCTGGAATCCAGCCTTGATTTCATTCTATTTCCATACAATGGAATTCATTGCATTCTGGATAGAGATGACCGGAGAAACCTTCTCTCAGAAGTTGCCCGTGTACTTCATCCCCGGGGAAAGTTCTTCGCCGAGACATGTCCCAGATTCGATGACAGGGAAGACGAAGAGAATGTTGAGCGATATCATTACCGGAAAGATGGCTTTTCACTTCGTCTTGTGGAGACTGTAAGTCACGACAGAGAAAAGGGAATTATATCCTTTGATATGGAATACTCCGGAAGTTCGGTTCCTGAAGGTACTTCATCCATGGTTCTTGAACTCGCGTTGATATCTGCGGGAGAATTTCTGCATGACATCAGGGAAGCTGGATTGAATATAGTATCGATCTGGGGGGATTACGATTACTCCCCCTGGGATAAACGGTATTCACCAAGACTTCTGATTCTGGCAGAGAGGAGCGATACATGA